From the genome of Candidatus Electrothrix communis, one region includes:
- a CDS encoding cytochrome c oxidase subunit 3 family protein — MEKKIDKTIDKSIDKTGVRIGMWLFLYTEIILFGGLFVLYAAYFHKFPDLFAQGGKELNRVLGTVNTAVLLISSFTVAASITALQRGKKGQTISLLLFSIFCGAVFLVNKYFEWSAKFHHDIFPNSATLQDGPDGLNIFFGLYYVITGLHGLHVIIGMLLLTITLVLVIKERVHKDRFQLLENSGLYWHLVDLIWIFVFPLFYLVL, encoded by the coding sequence ATGGAGAAAAAGATAGATAAGACCATAGATAAGAGTATAGATAAGACCGGGGTTCGTATCGGCATGTGGCTCTTTCTCTATACAGAGATCATTTTGTTCGGCGGACTCTTTGTGCTCTACGCAGCCTATTTTCATAAATTTCCTGATCTGTTTGCTCAGGGAGGAAAGGAGCTTAATAGAGTTCTCGGCACGGTGAACACTGCCGTTTTGCTGATCAGCAGTTTTACTGTTGCCGCCTCTATCACAGCTTTGCAACGGGGGAAGAAGGGGCAGACCATCTCCCTTCTTTTGTTTTCGATTTTTTGCGGTGCTGTTTTTTTGGTCAATAAGTATTTTGAATGGTCAGCAAAGTTTCATCATGATATTTTTCCCAATTCAGCAACCCTACAGGATGGGCCTGACGGGCTGAATATTTTTTTCGGGCTCTATTATGTGATTACCGGTCTGCACGGTCTCCATGTGATTATCGGGATGCTCCTGCTGACGATCACTCTTGTTCTTGTCATAAAGGAGAGGGTGCATAAAGATCGTTTTCAGCTCCTGGAGAATTCCGGTTTGTACTGGCATTTGGTCGATCTGATCTGGATCTTTGTTTTTCCGCTGTTTTATTTGGTCCTTTAA
- a CDS encoding ImpA family metalloprotease: protein MKKTIYLKGRGLRTVMSGVLLFLLACPGHAATAGENKSIAFIYPLLLFKSTSTSPLEQALRTGDASLTTETALWNEAKDAIRDYDDKRKQALIDLLNLDSNGNPTAQSLTSIDWNPNHDSVWFDSSQLDKSFPILISNDSFKKDSSAQKTLAVAGIIENTRFAALGGNPFHDLSRTTEPGGSGNEQLGTYLKNLIAWLTEQADPTTNADLNIVIAHQSDSYWFRHDATTHDWFDTNYPLATINAQDSCENTLLADCLTQADLLIIGRDNGSDDDHGIAFDLDATMQAVQTAQGNGTPVLYVQFDGGQNDLGNALMSFFGLVTTDNYWQQEMLTTYDPSVLYGQNALADIDTLVGHFLNKNFPADLLDCEASTYNSCTDQGTFGAELGAGAKQMRTAINAADKAGSNLFAADSSRLLKPLVLLGDKYRTGDAQTPAISYPIAQPDPIDQAGLSTFAQGIFADWSVYYTRQINPAQPDLGTFICEKSLVTDGTCQMYTFPTTTNGTATELLSDAGEWTSTGLYALPGKPITVTRTDSNTAAEAGIFFNFHRVGTSRSVASYDRPQFMQSPAMLLKSGESRTFTTPYGGPIYLRLNGDSTVTGTSVSFNFTGIAKHAAVLDIGDSSQAQAFIADVQTNPLPHVDIRGEGFEAHMRIDKFLNSVTAPISLSQRRDGTKLTIDYSGDVEQLFSDYRDYFVGAVYNLAGFKLPGETLSNTLSSNVQSICQNFGWDCTDETIHRRNKRQHANYDQYANCGSGCSGNPFDAAWNINPMGWGDSHELGHNLQTKPLNAHWVTEANRNDWSAYSNRAGENSNNIFPYNTVWNYYRKIQGDNLEITDGHMNHKELFAVIQSDLAGLTQNINGVNKKVIYNQNCDLVGSFDASSSNNRYSVIWENSAYAADNGKRMSFLLQLPVMLDKETMRDGTTFQHGMDIFTLLYSQSRLFAQAAQNATDWDSARDALGFGLFPYEGGGPYGGLKVKNIPGNDFLLVALGFITGLDWRTYFDLRGVRYSDLAAQQIAQHMTDNIITTAVGTAFAVLDTELPTLDMSAVPYVTLDGVSTWPKDGWHPSQCLPTP, encoded by the coding sequence ATGAAAAAAACAATCTACCTTAAAGGAAGAGGACTCAGGACAGTGATGAGCGGAGTCCTGCTGTTCCTGCTTGCCTGCCCCGGACATGCGGCTACGGCGGGCGAAAATAAAAGCATCGCCTTTATTTATCCGTTGCTCTTATTTAAGTCCACGTCTACCTCTCCCCTGGAGCAAGCCTTACGCACCGGTGATGCCAGCCTGACAACAGAAACAGCACTGTGGAATGAGGCTAAAGATGCCATCCGGGACTATGATGACAAACGAAAGCAGGCTTTGATCGACCTGCTCAACCTTGACAGTAACGGCAACCCCACAGCCCAATCGCTCACCTCCATCGACTGGAACCCCAATCACGATTCGGTCTGGTTCGACTCTTCGCAATTAGATAAATCGTTTCCAATCCTTATTTCCAATGATTCTTTCAAAAAAGACAGCTCTGCTCAGAAAACCCTAGCTGTGGCTGGTATTATAGAAAATACTCGTTTTGCCGCATTGGGCGGGAATCCCTTTCATGATTTAAGCCGGACCACAGAACCCGGCGGTTCAGGAAATGAGCAACTGGGCACTTATCTGAAAAATCTGATTGCCTGGCTGACAGAACAGGCAGACCCGACGACCAATGCCGATCTGAACATTGTTATTGCCCATCAATCAGACTCGTACTGGTTCAGACATGATGCCACCACCCATGACTGGTTTGACACAAACTATCCGTTGGCAACGATTAATGCGCAGGACAGCTGTGAAAACACCCTGCTAGCCGATTGTCTGACCCAGGCTGACCTTTTGATTATCGGGAGGGATAACGGCAGTGATGACGATCACGGAATCGCCTTTGATCTGGATGCCACCATGCAGGCGGTTCAGACGGCTCAAGGCAACGGTACTCCTGTTTTATATGTTCAGTTTGACGGCGGGCAAAACGATCTCGGTAATGCCTTGATGTCCTTCTTTGGTCTTGTAACAACGGATAATTACTGGCAACAGGAGATGTTAACAACCTATGATCCCTCCGTCCTATACGGACAGAATGCACTGGCTGATATTGATACCTTGGTGGGTCATTTCCTCAATAAAAATTTTCCGGCTGACTTATTGGATTGTGAGGCATCGACCTACAACAGCTGTACCGATCAAGGAACCTTCGGTGCTGAGTTGGGAGCGGGAGCGAAGCAAATGCGAACGGCGATCAATGCGGCGGATAAAGCCGGGTCCAACCTCTTTGCCGCTGACAGCAGCCGCCTGCTCAAGCCCTTGGTGCTGCTCGGTGATAAATATCGCACCGGGGATGCCCAGACCCCGGCGATCAGCTATCCCATTGCCCAGCCGGATCCTATTGATCAAGCCGGGCTGTCTACCTTTGCACAAGGCATTTTTGCGGATTGGAGCGTCTATTATACCCGACAGATCAATCCCGCCCAGCCAGATCTTGGCACCTTTATCTGTGAAAAATCGCTGGTCACAGACGGCACCTGTCAGATGTACACCTTTCCGACAACAACCAACGGAACAGCAACGGAACTCCTCAGCGATGCAGGCGAATGGACAAGCACCGGCTTGTACGCCCTGCCAGGCAAACCAATCACGGTGACGAGAACCGACAGCAACACTGCGGCAGAAGCTGGCATTTTTTTCAATTTCCATAGAGTAGGCACTTCCCGTTCCGTGGCCTCCTATGACCGGCCTCAATTCATGCAAAGTCCCGCCATGCTGCTGAAGTCTGGAGAGAGCCGCACCTTCACAACACCCTATGGCGGCCCTATTTATCTTCGTTTAAATGGTGACAGCACTGTTACCGGCACCTCAGTCAGCTTCAACTTTACCGGTATTGCCAAGCATGCCGCTGTGCTTGATATCGGCGACAGCAGTCAAGCACAGGCCTTTATTGCAGATGTACAGACCAATCCCCTGCCCCATGTGGATATTCGTGGCGAGGGCTTTGAAGCCCATATGCGGATTGATAAATTCCTCAATAGTGTAACCGCTCCGATCAGTCTCTCGCAAAGACGTGACGGCACCAAGCTAACCATTGACTATTCCGGCGATGTTGAACAGCTTTTTTCAGATTATCGGGATTATTTTGTCGGTGCTGTCTATAATCTGGCCGGCTTTAAGCTACCCGGTGAAACCTTGAGCAACACCCTTTCCTCTAATGTGCAGAGCATCTGTCAAAATTTTGGTTGGGATTGCACAGACGAAACCATCCACCGAAGAAATAAACGGCAGCATGCCAACTATGACCAATATGCAAATTGCGGTTCCGGGTGTTCCGGCAACCCGTTTGATGCTGCTTGGAATATCAACCCGATGGGCTGGGGGGACTCCCATGAACTGGGCCATAATCTGCAAACCAAGCCCCTCAATGCGCACTGGGTAACCGAGGCTAACCGAAACGACTGGAGCGCCTACAGCAACCGGGCCGGTGAAAACTCCAATAATATTTTTCCGTATAATACGGTATGGAACTATTACCGCAAAATACAGGGCGACAATCTGGAGATTACTGACGGTCATATGAATCATAAAGAGCTTTTTGCCGTGATCCAGTCTGATCTGGCAGGCTTGACTCAGAATATCAACGGGGTCAATAAAAAAGTCATCTATAATCAAAACTGTGATTTGGTAGGTTCCTTTGATGCGTCCTCTTCCAACAATCGTTATTCGGTGATCTGGGAAAACAGCGCCTATGCAGCGGATAACGGCAAGCGCATGAGCTTCTTGCTCCAGCTGCCAGTTATGCTGGATAAGGAAACCATGCGGGATGGAACAACCTTTCAGCACGGGATGGATATTTTCACCCTGCTGTACAGTCAATCCCGGCTCTTTGCTCAAGCGGCTCAGAATGCAACCGACTGGGACAGCGCCCGTGACGCCTTGGGTTTTGGTTTATTCCCCTATGAGGGCGGAGGTCCTTATGGCGGACTCAAGGTAAAGAATATTCCTGGCAATGACTTCCTGCTGGTCGCTCTGGGATTTATTACCGGTTTGGATTGGCGCACCTATTTTGATCTGCGCGGGGTACGCTATTCCGACTTGGCAGCACAGCAGATTGCCCAGCATATGACAGACAATATCATTACTACGGCTGTGGGAACTGCATTTGCGGTACTGGATACAGAGCTACCTACTCTTGATATGTCCGCAGTACCGTATGTTACCCTTGACGGCGTATCCACTTGGCCCAAAGACGGCTGGCATCCTTCGCAATGCCTGCCGACTCCTTAA
- a CDS encoding Tex family protein, translating to MQQEQQNQHRIAQALNIVPQQVVATAQLLEEGATVPFISRYRKELTGSLDEVQVAAIRDQLDEFAALVKRRKTMLDSLAKRELLSAALEKSLQQAKDLTTLEDIFLPYKQKRKTKASVAKEKGLEPLAQAIFIGQDSQVQPAAFIDPEKEVHSEEEALAGARDIMAEWISEDAEMRAGLRRLFADKAVIRSTVVKKKQEEGAKYRDYFDWQEAANKAPSHRLLAMFRGGAEKMLRLVVRPDEDAALALLKRKFSSQGRFREQLALAGEDSYKRLLGPSLENELRAELKQRADLEAIKVFADNLKELLLAPALGQKRVMALDPGFRTGAKLVCLSEQGKLLDNTTIYPTHGKERQDEAGRTIVKFCQKHRIQAIAIGNGTAGRETEQFVRELGLEKEILITLVNESGASIYSASEVARQEFPDHDITVRGAVSIGRRLQDPLAELVKLDPASIGVGQYQHDVNQAALKKGLDDVVMHCVNTVGVEVNSGSLELLAYVSGLGAGLAANIIAWRDEQGPFVNRKQLLKVPRLGAKAFEQCAGFLRIHGAENPLDNSAVHPERYAVVKKMAADLGCTVIDLMEKKELRDRIDLQQYVRSTAKGDSLGLPTLRDILEELARPGRDPRQEFSAFSFADGVNAIGDLVEEMRLPGIVTNVTKFGAFVDVGVHQDGLVHISQLADRFVKDPAEVVKVGQQVTVRVLEVDQQRKRIALSLREN from the coding sequence ATGCAGCAAGAGCAACAAAATCAGCATCGTATCGCGCAAGCCCTGAACATCGTTCCCCAGCAGGTGGTTGCGACGGCCCAACTCCTTGAAGAGGGCGCAACCGTGCCTTTTATTTCCCGGTATCGGAAAGAGCTGACCGGTTCCCTTGATGAAGTGCAAGTCGCAGCGATTCGGGACCAGCTGGACGAGTTTGCCGCTCTGGTAAAACGACGAAAGACCATGCTGGATTCCCTTGCTAAGCGGGAGCTGCTGTCCGCTGCATTAGAAAAGTCCTTGCAACAGGCGAAGGATTTAACCACCCTGGAAGATATTTTCCTTCCCTATAAACAGAAGCGTAAGACTAAGGCTTCGGTAGCAAAGGAGAAAGGTCTTGAGCCACTGGCCCAAGCCATCTTCATCGGGCAGGATAGTCAAGTTCAGCCTGCCGCCTTTATTGATCCAGAAAAAGAGGTGCATTCAGAGGAGGAGGCCCTAGCCGGGGCAAGGGATATCATGGCGGAGTGGATTAGTGAGGATGCGGAGATGCGGGCCGGGTTGCGCCGACTCTTTGCGGACAAGGCGGTGATTCGTTCCACAGTGGTGAAGAAAAAGCAGGAGGAAGGGGCAAAATACCGGGATTATTTCGACTGGCAGGAGGCGGCGAACAAGGCTCCGAGCCACCGGTTACTGGCCATGTTTCGCGGAGGAGCGGAAAAGATGCTGCGCCTCGTAGTTCGACCGGATGAGGATGCCGCTCTTGCTCTGCTCAAAAGGAAGTTTTCATCTCAAGGCAGGTTCCGCGAGCAGCTGGCGCTGGCAGGAGAGGACAGTTATAAGCGGTTGTTGGGGCCTTCTTTGGAGAATGAATTACGGGCTGAACTCAAGCAGCGGGCTGATCTGGAGGCCATTAAGGTCTTTGCTGATAATCTCAAGGAATTGCTGCTGGCCCCGGCCTTGGGACAGAAACGAGTCATGGCCCTTGATCCGGGATTCCGCACCGGAGCCAAGCTGGTGTGTCTCAGCGAACAGGGTAAATTGCTGGATAACACCACGATCTATCCCACCCACGGCAAAGAGCGACAGGATGAGGCCGGGCGAACCATCGTAAAATTCTGTCAGAAACACCGCATTCAGGCCATTGCTATCGGTAACGGGACTGCCGGGCGGGAGACAGAGCAGTTTGTTCGGGAGCTTGGGCTGGAGAAGGAAATTCTGATCACCCTGGTCAACGAGAGCGGGGCCTCGATTTACTCTGCTTCAGAGGTGGCTCGGCAGGAATTTCCTGACCATGATATCACGGTGCGGGGTGCGGTCTCCATCGGGCGTCGCCTTCAGGATCCTTTGGCCGAGCTGGTCAAGCTTGATCCTGCCTCGATCGGGGTGGGTCAGTATCAGCATGATGTCAATCAGGCTGCCCTGAAAAAGGGTCTGGATGACGTGGTCATGCATTGCGTGAATACGGTCGGAGTGGAGGTGAACAGCGGTTCGCTGGAATTGCTTGCCTATGTCTCGGGCCTGGGGGCCGGGTTGGCTGCCAATATCATTGCCTGGCGGGATGAGCAGGGGCCTTTTGTAAATCGGAAGCAGCTGCTCAAGGTGCCCCGTTTGGGAGCCAAGGCCTTTGAGCAATGCGCAGGCTTTCTCCGCATTCACGGGGCGGAGAATCCTCTGGATAATTCGGCTGTTCATCCGGAACGCTATGCGGTGGTGAAGAAGATGGCTGCTGATCTGGGTTGCACGGTCATTGATTTGATGGAGAAAAAGGAGCTACGGGACCGGATTGATCTGCAACAATATGTTCGCTCAACAGCAAAGGGCGATTCGCTCGGTCTGCCTACCCTGCGGGATATCCTGGAGGAACTGGCCCGGCCCGGTCGTGATCCGCGTCAGGAATTTTCCGCTTTTTCCTTTGCCGACGGGGTCAATGCCATAGGTGATTTGGTCGAAGAAATGCGTTTGCCCGGTATTGTCACCAATGTCACCAAATTCGGTGCTTTTGTCGATGTCGGGGTGCATCAGGACGGGTTGGTCCATATCAGTCAGCTGGCGGATCGCTTTGTCAAAGATCCTGCTGAGGTGGTTAAGGTGGGGCAGCAGGTGACGGTGCGGGTGCTGGAGGTGGATCAGCAGCGGAAACGGATTGCTCTTTCTTTGCGGGAAAATTAA
- a CDS encoding type II toxin-antitoxin system YhaV family toxin, which yields MSVDWNLLWHPLFEERFQGLLERVEELATRDPDGFYNHRDYKFFESVSNCIEYRIITGPGNKEFNLSTLGKKYKNWRRAKNGLPSRYRLFFQYSSKSTEIVLVWLNDEVSIRRAGHKKDVYEVFKKMLESNIIPNSYNELVKESNFTERFGS from the coding sequence ATGAGCGTTGATTGGAATTTATTATGGCACCCTCTTTTTGAAGAAAGGTTTCAGGGCCTTTTGGAGAGAGTTGAAGAGTTGGCCACGCGTGATCCCGATGGTTTTTATAATCATCGGGATTATAAGTTTTTCGAGAGTGTCAGTAATTGCATAGAATACCGGATAATTACAGGTCCGGGCAATAAAGAATTCAATCTGAGTACGCTCGGGAAAAAATATAAAAATTGGAGAAGAGCAAAGAACGGCCTTCCGTCTCGATATCGTCTTTTTTTTCAATATTCTTCTAAAAGTACAGAAATAGTCTTAGTTTGGCTGAACGATGAGGTCAGTATCCGAAGGGCGGGACATAAAAAAGATGTATATGAAGTTTTTAAAAAAATGTTGGAATCTAATATTATCCCCAATTCATATAACGAATTAGTCAAAGAGTCAAATTTTACAGAACGTTTTGGGAGTTAG
- a CDS encoding UbiA family prenyltransferase: protein MELSLGLLSRFVGQLRDRMQLAKLTLCLQVAFSSLFGFIYAAQAFSLWAVLVSFAVLILACGAASLNSYQERSRDALMRRTRNRPLVRKKLTEQHALLQAVFLIVLGLLLIFQLANFKALLAGIAAVLLYNFVYTSMKGLTLYALLPGAVCGAMPPYIGYLAAESDGTFLRAFLPVLLLFFWQVPHFFLVLLNHKQDYASGPVPNLLQGLSESALRRIFLPWIAALAMTMLAFTVMPSQLGIFMRFLIAVNAFVLCGLFGAQLFLSKQPAYRSLFRYLNFSLLFMMVTGCWMAV, encoded by the coding sequence ATGGAACTCTCCCTTGGTCTCCTGTCCCGTTTCGTAGGTCAGCTGCGTGACAGAATGCAGCTGGCTAAGCTGACGCTTTGTCTTCAGGTCGCCTTTTCTTCCCTGTTCGGCTTTATCTACGCAGCCCAGGCTTTTTCCCTCTGGGCAGTCCTTGTTTCCTTTGCTGTCCTCATTCTTGCCTGCGGTGCGGCTTCCTTGAATTCCTATCAGGAGCGGAGTCGGGATGCCCTTATGCGGCGTACTCGGAATCGTCCCCTGGTCCGTAAAAAGCTCACAGAGCAACATGCGCTGTTGCAGGCTGTTTTCCTTATCGTACTCGGCCTGTTGTTGATTTTTCAGCTTGCGAATTTCAAAGCTCTGCTGGCTGGGATTGCTGCTGTTTTGCTCTATAATTTCGTCTACACGAGTATGAAAGGGCTGACCCTCTATGCCCTTCTTCCCGGAGCGGTTTGCGGTGCTATGCCTCCCTATATCGGTTATTTGGCAGCTGAGAGCGACGGAACCTTCTTGCGGGCCTTTTTGCCGGTTTTGCTGCTGTTTTTCTGGCAGGTGCCGCATTTCTTTCTGGTGTTATTGAATCACAAACAGGATTATGCTTCCGGCCCTGTTCCTAACCTGCTGCAAGGTCTCTCTGAGTCCGCCCTGCGAAGAATTTTTCTGCCTTGGATTGCCGCCCTTGCAATGACTATGTTGGCTTTTACAGTGATGCCGTCTCAGCTGGGGATTTTTATGCGTTTTTTGATCGCTGTTAACGCTTTTGTCCTGTGCGGGTTGTTCGGCGCGCAACTTTTCTTGAGCAAACAGCCTGCTTACAGGTCTTTGTTTCGGTACTTAAATTTTTCTCTGCTGTTCATGATGGTTACTGGTTGCTGGATGGCGGTTTAG
- the coxB gene encoding cytochrome c oxidase subunit II, whose product MSPVEGVDLVFWYILGISFLLLIAITGAMVVFAVKYRRSKHPVPADFRDNWKLEIIWTIIPTIIALSMFAVGWKAYVGLRNVPDDALIVDIYAQQFSWIFVMPNDRESEDELVVPLGKSVKLNLTSEDVLHGFSLPAYRIKVDAVPGMQTYAWFQADKLGTYDIHCTEYCGVHHSKMAGKLRIVPEEEYLAWLEEEE is encoded by the coding sequence ATGAGTCCGGTAGAAGGGGTAGATCTTGTTTTTTGGTACATACTGGGGATTTCTTTTTTGCTCCTGATCGCGATCACAGGGGCAATGGTTGTCTTTGCGGTGAAGTACCGGCGGAGTAAGCATCCTGTTCCGGCTGATTTTCGGGATAACTGGAAGCTTGAAATTATTTGGACGATTATCCCCACCATCATTGCCCTGTCCATGTTTGCGGTGGGTTGGAAGGCCTATGTGGGATTGCGTAATGTTCCTGATGACGCCTTGATAGTCGATATTTATGCCCAGCAGTTTTCCTGGATCTTCGTTATGCCCAATGACAGGGAATCAGAGGATGAACTGGTTGTACCGCTGGGGAAATCGGTGAAACTGAATCTTACCTCGGAAGATGTGCTGCATGGTTTTTCTCTGCCAGCATATCGTATCAAGGTTGATGCGGTGCCGGGAATGCAGACCTATGCCTGGTTTCAGGCGGATAAGCTCGGGACCTATGATATTCACTGCACGGAATATTGCGGTGTTCATCACTCGAAGATGGCTGGTAAGCTGCGTATTGTTCCTGAAGAGGAGTATTTGGCTTGGCTTGAAGAGGAAGAGTAG
- a CDS encoding cytochrome C oxidase subunit IV family protein, giving the protein MNTQESQHIISYKMLGIVLAALLALTGVTVAVSSVDLGVFNVPVALLIASTKATLVLLFFMHMKYESRVIIVSFISAVVFLGILISLMFFDVAFRYFS; this is encoded by the coding sequence GTGAATACTCAAGAAAGCCAGCATATCATCTCATATAAGATGCTGGGCATCGTTTTGGCGGCCCTGTTGGCGCTGACCGGCGTAACAGTGGCTGTTTCCTCGGTTGATCTGGGCGTCTTCAATGTCCCTGTAGCGCTTCTTATCGCCTCGACCAAGGCAACCCTGGTGCTGCTTTTTTTCATGCATATGAAGTATGAAAGCAGGGTGATTATTGTTTCTTTTATCAGCGCAGTGGTCTTTTTAGGCATCTTGATCAGTCTTATGTTCTTTGATGTGGCCTTCAGGTATTTCAGTTAG
- a CDS encoding type II toxin-antitoxin system Phd/YefM family antitoxin encodes MGCIIPTLTATQARSKLYRLIDDTAASHQPVTITGKRGNAVLISEEDWMAIKETKSWQHQEKQV; translated from the coding sequence ATGGGGTGCATTATACCGACTTTAACAGCTACGCAGGCACGTTCGAAACTTTATCGCCTGATAGACGATACCGCCGCTTCACATCAGCCTGTGACAATTACCGGAAAGAGAGGAAATGCTGTGCTGATCTCCGAAGAAGACTGGATGGCCATAAAGGAAACAAAGAGCTGGCAGCATCAAGAAAAACAAGTATAA
- a CDS encoding Na/Pi symporter — MLRKVLLPSIFMVLAYGFWVSPDFKEIAAGVAIFLFGMLSLEEGFKAFTGGALERILRRTTDKPWKSLIFGITSTSVMQSSSLVSVLTISFLSAGLISLADGIGIIFGANLGTTTGAWLVAGFGLKVKISAYAMPMLVFGIILVFQQSKNLKGIGYVLSGLGFLFLGIHHMKEGFEAFKDGIDLVSYAVPGMKGLFIFTLIGIFATVVMQSSHATLVLIITALATQQISYENALALAIGANVGTTITAILGAMSSNVAGRRLAGAHLIFNVITGLIAIVFMNQFITSVNFVSNNVGIAENDFTLKLAVFHTLFNLVGVVVMLPFVDHLVDFLEGLLHGKVKKISEPYYLSEAVLEMPDAAIEALRKEADHLFKNAANIIASTLNIKPEDIRSDADLTYLIDRKDGIAATDIDEYYDAHIKPLYNAIVSFVSKIRIDDDSDQHARLYDLRTACRYIVEAVKDIKHLQKNLISFSTSNNVTIQREYRSIRFQIASLLRTIEKIRTDDDITSLSLDELKVEVERNDILASGALDHLIRGNLITADMATSLINDSAYLRDVTDDLIEMARTLFTPYDPELKQIEDDMALLKDEIEAILEEK, encoded by the coding sequence ATGTTACGAAAAGTACTCTTACCTAGTATCTTTATGGTGTTAGCTTATGGTTTCTGGGTTAGTCCGGATTTTAAAGAAATCGCTGCCGGTGTGGCGATTTTCCTGTTTGGCATGTTATCGCTGGAAGAAGGCTTCAAGGCCTTTACCGGTGGCGCACTAGAACGTATCCTGAGGCGCACTACTGATAAGCCATGGAAAAGCCTGATCTTTGGCATTACAAGCACTTCCGTAATGCAATCCAGTTCACTGGTTTCAGTATTGACGATCTCGTTCCTCAGCGCAGGACTCATTTCACTTGCTGACGGCATCGGCATCATATTCGGTGCCAACCTCGGCACCACAACAGGCGCTTGGCTGGTGGCTGGTTTCGGTTTAAAAGTGAAAATATCGGCATATGCAATGCCGATGCTGGTATTTGGCATCATCCTGGTTTTTCAACAATCTAAAAATCTCAAAGGAATCGGCTATGTCCTCAGCGGTCTGGGATTTCTGTTTCTCGGCATTCACCATATGAAAGAAGGTTTTGAAGCCTTCAAAGATGGTATTGACCTGGTTTCTTATGCCGTGCCGGGGATGAAAGGCCTGTTTATCTTTACCCTTATCGGGATTTTTGCAACAGTAGTTATGCAGTCCAGTCATGCCACGCTGGTATTGATTATTACGGCGCTGGCGACCCAGCAAATAAGTTATGAAAATGCTTTAGCATTGGCCATTGGAGCGAATGTGGGGACAACAATTACGGCCATACTGGGCGCCATGAGCTCCAACGTGGCAGGCAGACGACTGGCAGGTGCCCATCTTATTTTTAATGTGATTACCGGCTTAATCGCCATTGTTTTCATGAACCAGTTTATTACGTCCGTTAACTTCGTGAGCAATAATGTGGGCATTGCTGAAAACGACTTTACACTCAAACTGGCGGTATTCCATACCCTGTTTAACCTAGTCGGTGTTGTCGTGATGCTGCCATTTGTTGACCATCTAGTTGATTTCCTTGAAGGATTACTGCACGGCAAGGTTAAAAAGATTTCCGAACCTTATTATTTAAGCGAAGCAGTGCTGGAGATGCCGGATGCAGCGATTGAAGCATTACGCAAGGAAGCAGATCATTTGTTTAAAAATGCCGCTAATATTATTGCATCGACATTGAATATCAAGCCTGAAGATATACGTTCAGATGCCGATCTCACGTATCTCATTGACCGTAAAGACGGAATAGCCGCAACAGATATTGATGAATATTACGACGCCCACATTAAACCCTTATACAACGCTATTGTCTCTTTTGTCAGCAAGATACGCATTGATGACGACTCGGACCAACATGCCCGTCTGTACGACTTGCGTACAGCCTGTAGATACATTGTAGAGGCTGTCAAAGATATTAAACATTTACAGAAAAACCTGATCAGTTTCTCGACGTCAAACAATGTCACGATTCAACGCGAATATCGTTCTATTCGCTTCCAGATAGCCTCTCTTCTAAGAACGATTGAAAAAATCAGAACAGATGACGATATAACATCATTATCTCTTGATGAGCTCAAGGTTGAAGTTGAACGTAATGATATTCTGGCTAGCGGCGCCCTGGATCATCTCATTCGTGGTAATCTGATTACAGCCGACATGGCCACTTCACTGATAAATGATAGTGCTTATTTAAGAGACGTTACAGATGATCTTATTGAAATGGCCCGCACACTATTTACACCGTACGATCCTGAATTGAAACAAATTGAAGACGATATGGCATTACTCAAAGATGAAATCGAAGCAATTCTTGAAGAAAAATAA